In Verrucomicrobiia bacterium, one genomic interval encodes:
- a CDS encoding ATPase, T2SS/T4P/T4SS family, producing the protein MAEKDDYLVDMLVDLGFVSPQQVTALQTEAQSAGVGVVDLMLANKLVRPADVTQAKAAHFGAEVVNLGEIKIEDDVIAMVPRHIARKYRVVPVFKHDNTLTVALADPSDLDTIDSLGHLLHAEIIHQVASEEDIENALSKYYGGDRKAMEQDSRFQEVIQRLTEEHVEASLPGADDGKVVEADAPLIKLVNQLIVEAFKLRASDIHLEPLAKTFRLRYRIDGVLQEMKAPPKRLQAAIIARLKIQSNMSIAEHRIPQDGRIQTQVGAKTIDLRVSCLPTNHGESIVMRILDKEGLKLGLPELGFFTDDQQTFERLIGLPDGILLVTGPTGSGKTTTLYSCLNFINRPDRKIITVEDPVEYILAGINQVQVNETVGLTFAMALRSILRQAPNVVMIGEIRDLETASIAINASLTGHLVFSTLHTNDAPSAVTRLIDIGVKPFLVASSTRALMAQRLVRKVCKQCAAPSMPTEAELRSLGLDAESIKNATFMKGKGCSNCSGTGCRGRFGIFEIFLVDDEARKLIYEKVPSSVLRTRAREMGMRTLREDGIRKVVAGLTTPEEVIRATVGDVD; encoded by the coding sequence GTGGCTGAAAAAGACGATTATCTAGTGGACATGCTGGTTGATCTCGGGTTTGTGAGCCCCCAGCAGGTCACCGCACTCCAAACTGAAGCCCAATCTGCCGGAGTCGGTGTTGTCGATTTGATGCTGGCCAACAAGCTTGTCCGGCCAGCTGATGTCACCCAGGCCAAAGCCGCGCATTTCGGCGCGGAAGTGGTCAACCTCGGGGAAATCAAAATCGAGGATGACGTCATTGCAATGGTCCCCCGCCATATCGCGCGCAAGTATCGCGTTGTTCCCGTCTTCAAGCATGACAACACCCTGACGGTTGCGCTCGCGGATCCTTCGGACCTGGATACCATCGACAGCCTCGGGCATTTGCTGCACGCGGAGATTATTCACCAGGTCGCCTCCGAAGAAGACATCGAGAACGCGCTGAGCAAGTATTACGGCGGCGATCGAAAGGCGATGGAGCAGGACAGCCGATTTCAGGAAGTCATTCAGCGGCTGACTGAAGAACACGTTGAGGCGTCGCTGCCGGGCGCTGACGACGGAAAGGTTGTTGAGGCTGACGCCCCGTTGATCAAGTTGGTGAATCAATTGATTGTCGAGGCGTTCAAGCTTCGGGCTTCCGACATTCACCTGGAACCCCTGGCAAAGACTTTCCGTTTGCGCTATCGGATCGACGGCGTCCTGCAGGAAATGAAAGCTCCGCCGAAGCGGCTGCAAGCGGCGATCATTGCGCGGTTGAAGATTCAGTCGAACATGTCGATTGCCGAGCATCGCATCCCGCAGGACGGCCGCATCCAGACGCAGGTGGGTGCGAAGACAATCGATTTGCGCGTTTCCTGCCTGCCAACTAATCATGGCGAGAGCATCGTCATGCGTATTCTGGACAAGGAAGGTTTGAAGCTGGGGTTGCCTGAGCTCGGATTCTTTACGGACGATCAGCAGACGTTCGAACGCTTGATTGGACTTCCTGACGGCATTCTGCTGGTCACGGGCCCGACGGGTTCCGGGAAGACGACGACACTTTATTCCTGCCTGAATTTCATCAATCGTCCCGACCGAAAGATCATCACGGTCGAGGACCCTGTGGAATACATCCTGGCCGGCATCAACCAGGTGCAGGTGAATGAGACGGTGGGGTTGACGTTCGCGATGGCGTTGCGTTCGATTCTGCGCCAGGCGCCGAACGTGGTGATGATCGGTGAAATTCGCGACCTTGAAACGGCGTCCATTGCGATCAACGCATCGCTGACCGGTCACCTGGTGTTCTCGACCTTGCACACGAACGATGCGCCGAGCGCCGTGACGCGCTTGATTGACATTGGCGTGAAGCCGTTTCTTGTCGCCTCCTCGACGCGCGCGCTGATGGCGCAGCGGTTGGTGCGAAAGGTTTGCAAGCAATGTGCTGCCCCGAGCATGCCGACCGAAGCTGAATTGCGTTCGCTCGGTTTGGATGCGGAATCGATCAAGAATGCCACATTCATGAAGGGCAAGGGCTGCTCCAATTGCTCAGGCACGGGCTGCCGCGGCCGCTTCGGCATTTTCGAAATCTTCCTGGTGGACGACGAGGCGCGAAAACTCATCTACGAGAAGGTGCCTTCGTCGGTCCTGCGCACACGCGCTCGCGAGATGGGAATGCGCACACTCCGCGAAGACGGCATTCGCAAGGTGGTTGCGGGTTTGACGACTCCGGAAGAGGTCATTCGTGCAACGGTTGGAGACGTGGATTGA
- a CDS encoding type IV pilus twitching motility protein PilT, protein MSYSMSDLLQLVVSEGASDLHIRVGTPPTIRVHGILHRVEGPALSSDDAEELMRSMSSEDHIQHVREKGGADFAFAFGEAARFRVSVFKEKGNFGMVLRQIPSKLLTIEQIGIPPSVKELLYKPRGLILVTGPTGSGKTTTLASLLNLVNEERDEVHLITIEDPIEYYHKHKKALVTQREVHVDVPSFAEALRRALRQDPDMVLVGEMRDLETIEAAITAAETGHLVFGTLHTTGAAKTIDRLVNAFPTNQQETIRIQLSTVLQAVISQLLIPRVDKPGRVAVFEIMINTPSIAALIRDNKTFRIQSDIQTGAKYGMVTLDSFLVEKYLQGMIAREEVITKSQDPITIQAKLQELELAQAVGVDSSGKQQQPKT, encoded by the coding sequence ATGTCCTATTCGATGTCTGATCTGTTGCAGTTGGTGGTGTCAGAGGGAGCCTCCGACCTCCACATCCGCGTCGGAACCCCGCCAACGATCCGGGTTCACGGCATTCTGCACCGCGTGGAAGGCCCTGCGCTCTCGTCCGACGATGCTGAAGAGCTGATGCGCAGCATGTCTTCCGAGGATCACATCCAGCACGTGCGCGAAAAAGGCGGCGCAGACTTCGCATTCGCGTTCGGTGAAGCGGCCCGTTTCCGCGTCAGTGTGTTCAAGGAGAAGGGAAATTTCGGAATGGTCCTGCGGCAGATTCCGAGCAAGCTCCTGACGATTGAGCAAATCGGCATTCCGCCGTCGGTGAAGGAATTGTTGTACAAGCCGCGCGGATTGATCCTGGTCACGGGGCCGACGGGTTCCGGCAAAACGACCACCCTCGCATCGCTCCTGAACCTCGTGAATGAAGAGCGCGACGAGGTGCATCTGATCACGATCGAAGACCCGATTGAGTATTACCACAAGCACAAGAAAGCGCTCGTGACGCAGCGCGAGGTGCATGTGGATGTTCCGAGCTTTGCAGAAGCGCTGCGGCGCGCCTTGCGCCAGGATCCGGATATGGTGCTGGTCGGCGAAATGCGCGACCTGGAAACAATTGAGGCGGCGATCACCGCGGCCGAAACGGGCCACTTGGTTTTCGGCACGCTGCACACGACTGGCGCTGCCAAGACAATTGACCGCCTGGTCAATGCGTTTCCAACAAACCAGCAGGAAACAATTCGGATCCAGCTCTCGACCGTGCTGCAGGCGGTGATTTCACAATTGCTCATTCCCCGGGTTGACAAGCCGGGCCGCGTGGCGGTTTTTGAGATTATGATCAACACCCCGTCGATCGCGGCGCTGATTCGTGACAACAAGACGTTCCGCATCCAATCGGACATCCAGACGGGGGCCAAGTACGGCATGGTGACGCTGGATTCGTTCCTCGTTGAAAAGTATTTGCAGGGGATGATTGCACGGGAGGAAGTCATCACAAAGTCGCAGGATCCAATCACAATCCAGGCGAAACTGCAGGAGCTGGAACTGGCGCAAGCTGTCGGGGTGGATTCGAGCGGCAAGCAGCAGCAGCCCAAGACGTAA
- a CDS encoding ATPase, T2SS/T4P/T4SS family, producing MSEEISNPLLSLIKEQGLIDDLQYEEVAAEHKRAGTPVGQILQDFGIMDIDAILETISHYMGAPVVDLKNVNFSPDLLKAIPPNTARMYRCVPVGTVGNALQVAFEDPLNPGRVDEVGFIVKRDVQPAIANPAEIAKVIDRHYGQDDTDSVSEILKELGADEGIAREVEQIEASDDIATVADLADAAPIVRFVNLVLMQAVKDRASDIHFEPFESEFRIRYRVDGALYEMAPPPKHLALPVVSRIKVMASLNISERRLPQDGRIKFTLGNRQIDLRVSTLPTAFGESVVLRVLDRSAVNMELESLGFPKYVYDYITEAILRPNGIFVVTGPTGCGKTTTLYSCLRRVNTIDSKLLTAEDPVEYDIEGIMQVAINDAAGMTFSKALRSFLRQDPDIIMVGEMRDIETAQISIQASLTGHLVLSTLHTNDSPGAVTRLVDMGVEPFLISSTLMGVLGQRLVRTICKQCRTPFEPTENQLAMLNLSPHDLGDKVFYYGRGCSNCNDTGYKGRKGIYELLVVNDAIRMLINERAPTVVMRQKAVELGMVTLREDGLRGIFDGDTTIEEVVKYT from the coding sequence ATGTCGGAAGAAATCTCAAATCCACTGCTGTCGCTCATCAAAGAACAGGGTCTCATTGACGACCTGCAATACGAGGAAGTGGCGGCCGAACACAAGCGCGCTGGCACCCCCGTCGGGCAGATTCTTCAGGACTTCGGCATCATGGATATCGATGCCATTCTCGAGACCATCAGTCATTACATGGGCGCGCCGGTGGTGGACCTGAAGAACGTCAATTTCTCTCCCGACCTCCTCAAGGCTATTCCGCCCAACACCGCCCGGATGTACCGCTGCGTTCCGGTGGGAACAGTCGGAAATGCGCTCCAAGTGGCTTTCGAGGATCCGCTGAATCCCGGCCGTGTCGATGAAGTGGGCTTCATTGTTAAGCGGGACGTGCAGCCGGCGATCGCAAATCCAGCGGAAATTGCCAAGGTGATCGATCGCCACTACGGCCAGGACGACACCGACAGTGTTTCAGAAATCCTGAAGGAACTTGGGGCAGATGAAGGGATTGCGAGGGAGGTCGAACAAATCGAAGCCAGCGATGACATTGCAACGGTTGCCGATCTTGCGGACGCGGCGCCGATCGTGCGTTTCGTTAATCTGGTGTTAATGCAGGCGGTGAAAGATCGCGCGAGTGACATTCACTTTGAGCCGTTTGAATCCGAATTTCGGATTCGATATCGCGTGGATGGGGCGCTGTACGAAATGGCCCCGCCTCCGAAACATCTCGCCCTGCCGGTTGTCTCGCGTATCAAGGTGATGGCGAGCCTGAACATTTCTGAACGGCGGCTCCCGCAGGATGGACGCATCAAGTTCACGCTTGGAAACCGGCAGATCGACTTGCGCGTTTCCACCTTGCCAACCGCCTTTGGTGAATCGGTGGTGTTGCGCGTGCTGGATCGTTCAGCCGTCAACATGGAACTCGAATCGCTCGGGTTTCCGAAGTACGTCTACGATTACATCACGGAGGCGATCCTGCGGCCGAACGGCATTTTCGTCGTTACCGGGCCGACGGGCTGTGGCAAGACGACGACGCTTTATTCCTGCCTTCGCCGGGTCAACACCATCGATTCGAAGCTGCTGACAGCCGAGGATCCCGTCGAGTATGACATTGAAGGGATCATGCAGGTAGCGATCAATGACGCTGCCGGAATGACGTTCAGCAAGGCGTTGCGATCGTTCCTGCGCCAGGACCCGGACATCATCATGGTGGGTGAAATGCGCGATATCGAAACTGCGCAGATTTCCATCCAGGCATCTCTTACGGGTCACCTGGTCCTGAGCACGCTGCACACGAACGATTCACCTGGCGCGGTGACGCGTCTTGTGGACATGGGTGTTGAACCGTTCCTGATATCTTCGACGCTCATGGGTGTTTTGGGGCAGCGCCTGGTGAGAACCATTTGCAAGCAATGCCGCACACCTTTTGAGCCGACGGAAAACCAGCTGGCCATGCTGAACCTGTCTCCGCACGACCTGGGTGACAAGGTGTTCTATTACGGGCGCGGCTGTTCCAATTGCAATGACACGGGTTACAAGGGCCGAAAGGGCATCTACGAGTTGCTTGTCGTAAACGACGCGATTCGCATGTTGATCAACGAACGCGCGCCGACGGTTGTTATGCGGCAAAAGGCGGTGGAACTGGGAATGGTTACCCTGCGAGAGGACGGATTGCGGGGAATTTTCGACGGTGACACCACCATCGAGGAAGTCGTGAAATACACCTAA
- a CDS encoding type II secretion system F family protein, with translation MPKFNYVAMDQRGKETKGTLEVTSQNEAISRVKEMGLFPTKIVEIDKTKDKKVEKAKAGARGAKPKGKKGQINISIPGLGGRVKTKVLTTFTRQLATLVDAGLPLLRGLRVLEKQERNPTLKKIIAELALSIEGGSTFSEGLAQHPKVFNRLFVNMVKAGELGGVLEVVLARLSEFMEKAQKIKGKVKAAMFYPVAVLIVATVILGILTVIVIPKFKEVFAGLGEGRPLPGFTLLVLGISDTIRNHFIVTSISVIVAVILFVLFIKTKFGRKVFDKFKLKMPVIGPVVTKISISRFTRTLGTLVSSGVPILQALTIVKETSGNVIIANAVASVHDSVKEGETITAPLEASGVFPPMVISMVDVGEQTGALPEMLLKIADNFDDEVDNAVAAMTSLLEPIMIVFLAVVVGSIVIAMFLPLIDLMNNLGGGAGGD, from the coding sequence ATGCCGAAATTCAATTACGTCGCAATGGATCAGCGGGGGAAGGAGACCAAGGGCACCCTCGAAGTCACCAGCCAGAACGAGGCAATCAGCCGCGTGAAGGAGATGGGCCTGTTCCCCACGAAGATTGTCGAGATCGACAAGACGAAGGACAAGAAGGTTGAGAAGGCCAAGGCCGGGGCGCGCGGCGCAAAGCCGAAAGGCAAAAAGGGCCAGATCAACATCAGCATCCCGGGCCTCGGCGGCCGGGTGAAAACCAAAGTCCTGACAACCTTCACGCGCCAGTTGGCGACGCTGGTGGACGCTGGTCTTCCGCTGCTGCGCGGATTGCGGGTGCTTGAGAAGCAGGAGCGTAATCCAACCCTGAAAAAGATCATTGCCGAGCTCGCCCTGTCGATCGAGGGCGGCAGTACATTTTCCGAAGGCCTGGCTCAGCATCCCAAAGTTTTTAACCGTTTGTTCGTGAACATGGTGAAAGCCGGCGAACTGGGCGGTGTGCTCGAAGTCGTGCTTGCCCGCCTTTCCGAGTTCATGGAAAAAGCCCAGAAGATCAAGGGCAAGGTCAAGGCCGCGATGTTTTATCCGGTCGCGGTGCTGATTGTCGCGACAGTGATTCTCGGCATCCTGACGGTGATCGTCATTCCCAAGTTCAAGGAAGTGTTCGCGGGCCTCGGCGAAGGCCGTCCGCTGCCAGGCTTCACCTTGCTCGTCCTCGGCATCAGCGACACGATTCGAAACCATTTCATTGTCACTTCGATCAGTGTGATCGTCGCGGTCATCCTCTTTGTTCTCTTTATCAAGACCAAGTTCGGCCGGAAGGTCTTCGACAAGTTCAAGCTGAAGATGCCGGTCATCGGTCCCGTGGTGACCAAGATTTCCATATCGCGATTCACCCGCACGCTTGGAACCCTGGTTTCGAGCGGCGTGCCGATTCTGCAGGCGCTGACGATCGTCAAGGAAACGTCCGGGAACGTCATCATCGCGAACGCAGTGGCTTCTGTTCATGACAGCGTAAAGGAAGGCGAAACGATCACAGCGCCGCTTGAGGCATCCGGGGTTTTTCCGCCGATGGTGATTTCGATGGTGGACGTCGGTGAGCAAACGGGTGCCTTGCCGGAAATGTTGCTGAAGATCGCGGACAATTTCGATGACGAGGTCGACAATGCAGTCGCTGCCATGACTTCGTTGCTGGAACCGATCATGATCGTTTTTCTTGCTGTCGTGGTGGGCAGCATCGTCATTGCGATGTTCCTTCCGCTGATCGATCTGATGAACAACCTCGGCGGCGGCGCTGGCGGGGATTAG
- a CDS encoding CopG family antitoxin, producing the protein MRAFAHWEDVPIFDSESAEADFWSENKPDLRLMESALAGNTESSESVTITLRIDPRMLARIKRLARSRYLNYQSMIKQWLSERMEDELREK; encoded by the coding sequence ATGCGAGCGTTCGCCCATTGGGAAGATGTGCCGATCTTCGACAGCGAATCTGCCGAGGCGGACTTCTGGTCGGAAAATAAGCCCGACCTGCGGCTCATGGAATCTGCGCTGGCTGGCAACACGGAATCCTCGGAATCCGTCACGATCACCCTGCGGATCGATCCGAGAATGCTGGCGAGAATCAAGCGGCTGGCCCGGTCGCGGTATTTGAATTATCAGAGCATGATCAAGCAATGGTTGAGCGAGCGGATGGAAGATGAACTTCGTGAAAAGTAA
- a CDS encoding type II secretion system protein produces MKRENLNPKSVPAPRRSILAFTLIELLVVIAIIAVLAGLLFTAMPAFARAKAMSTARAEITQIMSAIDAYKGKYGVYPPDSPLRGPVMTPLYYELIGMQVVNNGTAYRSLDGSYTIGTNAVVSAFAVPGLINSSASTGATDDRPAIESFLKNLKPAQVVSNSNVRLLACSADDTLIWRYNSSNPTNSPRTYDLWVDVVAGGKTNRVANWNVAR; encoded by the coding sequence ATGAAACGCGAAAACCTGAACCCCAAATCTGTCCCGGCGCCTCGGCGGTCTATTCTGGCGTTCACACTCATCGAATTGCTCGTAGTGATAGCGATCATCGCGGTTCTCGCGGGCCTTCTCTTTACCGCGATGCCGGCGTTCGCACGTGCGAAGGCGATGTCCACAGCCCGCGCTGAGATCACGCAAATCATGTCAGCGATCGATGCCTATAAGGGCAAATATGGCGTCTATCCGCCCGACAGCCCGCTGCGCGGCCCCGTGATGACGCCTCTTTATTACGAACTGATCGGAATGCAGGTGGTGAATAACGGGACGGCCTATCGAAGCCTGGATGGCAGTTACACCATTGGAACGAATGCCGTCGTGTCTGCCTTCGCGGTTCCCGGCCTCATCAACAGTTCGGCATCCACTGGCGCCACTGACGATCGTCCGGCCATCGAGTCGTTTCTCAAGAATTTGAAGCCCGCGCAGGTGGTTTCCAACAGCAACGTGAGACTCCTGGCATGCAGCGCGGATGACACCCTCATCTGGCGATATAATTCGTCCAATCCGACAAACAGCCCGCGGACCTACGACCTTTGGGTGGATGTGGTCGCTGGCGGAAAAACCAATCGCGTTGCCAATTGGAATGTTGCCCGCTGA
- a CDS encoding prepilin-type N-terminal cleavage/methylation domain-containing protein, with translation MNTTAARSPFPRKAFTLIELLVVIAIIGILAAMLLPALAKMKEKAMINRAKSEMAMIVSGVEQYYNTYSRSPVPADVSKLIVYGDGRQDDITYGGQVLNPGNPRYERTNSELMSILMDYEKFPNTGGPTLNAGHVKNVQQIKFISPKMTDNVANAGVGPDLVYRDPWGNPYVISVDLNMDDKVRDSLYCQQGVSMSSGDTGFFGLFRAPGETGDEFKYNGRVMVWSKGPDGKYGPAAKANAVPNRDNVLSWQ, from the coding sequence ATGAACACAACTGCTGCTCGATCACCCTTCCCGCGGAAGGCGTTCACGCTTATTGAACTGCTCGTTGTCATTGCCATCATTGGCATCCTGGCCGCAATGCTCCTGCCTGCGCTTGCCAAGATGAAGGAGAAGGCAATGATCAATCGGGCGAAGAGCGAGATGGCCATGATCGTCTCGGGAGTCGAGCAATATTACAACACCTACAGCCGTTCGCCCGTTCCTGCGGATGTCTCCAAGTTGATTGTGTACGGCGACGGGCGGCAGGACGACATCACCTATGGCGGACAGGTTTTAAATCCCGGCAACCCGCGCTACGAACGCACCAATTCTGAGTTGATGTCGATCCTGATGGATTACGAAAAATTCCCCAACACGGGCGGTCCCACATTGAACGCGGGGCATGTAAAGAACGTGCAGCAAATCAAGTTCATCTCCCCAAAGATGACTGACAATGTGGCCAATGCGGGCGTGGGTCCCGACCTCGTCTATCGCGATCCATGGGGCAATCCCTACGTGATTTCAGTCGACCTCAACATGGACGATAAAGTCCGCGACTCGCTCTATTGCCAGCAAGGTGTGTCGATGAGCAGCGGGGACACGGGTTTCTTTGGGTTGTTCCGTGCGCCAGGCGAGACCGGGGACGAGTTCAAGTACAACGGCAGGGTGATGGTCTGGTCGAAGGGGCCTGACGGGAAGTATGGTCCCGCAGCGAAGGCGAATGCGGTTCCAAACCGCGATAACGTGCTGAGCTGGCAATAG
- a CDS encoding prepilin-type N-terminal cleavage/methylation domain-containing protein, translating to MNLRRSIAGFSLIELLVVIAIIGILAAIVAPSLQTFRKGDAMAAATSQLLGGAARARQMALTQRTDVYMVFLPTNFVGLITEPHWLALDDQQRIALTNLVDRQLTGFTFVSFRSAGDQPGQGRPYYHGAWEQLPDGVFILPEKFRYRSEVPQFFTISDPAKGEDYRIYGFERVEVPFPTATAPSIFLPCIGFDHQGRLITRPQNEEAELIPLAAGSVAYPRDPKTKQLVILGPNENQVSVQEQPPNNSRIGYHVVRIDWLTGRGHLERREIQ from the coding sequence ATGAATTTGCGCCGTTCCATTGCGGGATTCTCGCTGATCGAGCTGCTGGTTGTCATTGCGATCATCGGAATTCTTGCCGCCATTGTTGCCCCGAGCCTGCAGACTTTTCGCAAGGGCGATGCGATGGCAGCGGCAACGAGCCAATTACTGGGCGGCGCTGCACGGGCGCGACAGATGGCTTTGACGCAGCGGACGGATGTTTACATGGTGTTCCTGCCGACGAATTTCGTGGGCCTGATCACAGAACCGCATTGGCTGGCATTGGACGACCAGCAACGAATCGCGTTGACCAACCTGGTTGATCGTCAACTCACTGGCTTTACGTTTGTGTCCTTCCGCAGTGCGGGCGACCAGCCGGGACAAGGGCGGCCATACTACCATGGCGCGTGGGAGCAACTCCCAGACGGCGTTTTCATTCTGCCTGAGAAGTTCCGGTATCGGTCGGAAGTTCCGCAATTTTTCACCATCAGCGATCCGGCGAAGGGCGAGGATTATAGGATTTACGGGTTTGAGCGGGTCGAGGTTCCGTTCCCAACCGCGACGGCGCCTTCCATTTTTCTTCCCTGCATCGGTTTCGACCATCAGGGACGGCTGATTACTCGGCCTCAAAACGAGGAGGCGGAACTGATTCCGCTGGCTGCGGGAAGCGTGGCGTATCCGCGCGATCCCAAAACAAAGCAACTGGTGATCCTGGGCCCGAACGAAAATCAGGTGAGCGTGCAGGAACAACCGCCCAACAACAGTCGAATCGGATATCATGTCGTTCGGATTGACTGGCTGACCGGCCGCGGGCATCTGGAACGAAGGGAGATTCAATGA